The following are encoded in a window of Bradyrhizobium barranii subsp. barranii genomic DNA:
- the trbI gene encoding IncP-type conjugal transfer protein TrbI, which yields MVQSLKLGGAPEGEGKGIRRLNRLPIIVAIVLVIVFFAVIFYGLTSRGLCFRRAAGIDTASSNPASTYADQLKKGVSNGIIGDQQEAQTFQPAPAQPEPPKPASNPFTGRQQAEPAGSQLESEALWRARLEREAHEQYLREQQRQRMARVQANDAAYDSPLGINLSKLQTSSASVSNAAQAKTTTTPGLGRGASDLYATALRAGFGMQNIDPNGQMAKEDFFNADLKKLGYLPNKVVAPTSAYELKRGSVIPATLITGINSDLPGRITAQVSQNVYDSATGHQLLIPQGAKLLGRYDSKVAFGQSRVLVVWTDIVFPNGSTLQIGGMAGTDPEGYGGFNDQVDNHYFQVFGSAILIAAIGAGIDMSMPASSPYGYRQTPSDSARNSFAETFGRVIEQTISKNMNVQPTLEIRPGYLFNVLVDQDMVFPGAYRG from the coding sequence ATGGTGCAATCCCTGAAGCTCGGCGGCGCTCCGGAGGGCGAGGGCAAAGGAATCCGTCGCCTCAACCGGCTGCCGATCATTGTCGCCATCGTGCTGGTGATCGTCTTCTTCGCCGTCATCTTCTATGGCCTCACGTCGCGCGGTCTGTGCTTCCGTCGCGCCGCCGGCATCGACACCGCCTCATCCAACCCGGCATCGACCTACGCCGATCAACTCAAGAAGGGCGTCTCCAACGGCATCATCGGCGACCAACAGGAAGCACAGACGTTCCAACCGGCCCCGGCGCAGCCCGAGCCCCCAAAGCCGGCAAGCAATCCCTTCACCGGCCGACAGCAGGCGGAGCCGGCCGGCTCGCAACTCGAATCCGAAGCGCTGTGGCGGGCGCGCCTCGAGCGGGAGGCACATGAACAATATTTGCGGGAGCAGCAGCGCCAGCGCATGGCCCGCGTGCAGGCGAACGACGCCGCCTATGATTCACCGCTCGGCATCAATCTCAGCAAGCTGCAAACATCGAGCGCATCCGTAAGCAATGCGGCGCAAGCGAAGACGACGACGACACCCGGTCTTGGACGCGGTGCGTCCGACCTTTATGCGACGGCGCTCCGCGCCGGCTTTGGCATGCAGAACATCGATCCGAACGGGCAAATGGCGAAAGAGGATTTCTTCAATGCAGACCTTAAGAAGCTCGGCTACCTCCCCAACAAGGTGGTCGCCCCGACATCCGCCTACGAACTGAAACGCGGTTCCGTCATTCCAGCGACGCTGATCACCGGCATCAATTCCGATCTTCCCGGTCGCATCACAGCCCAGGTCAGCCAGAACGTCTACGACAGCGCCACCGGCCATCAGTTGCTGATCCCGCAGGGCGCCAAACTCCTGGGGCGGTACGATTCCAAGGTTGCATTCGGACAAAGCCGCGTCCTTGTGGTCTGGACTGACATCGTCTTCCCGAACGGCTCGACGTTGCAGATCGGTGGCATGGCAGGCACCGACCCGGAAGGTTATGGTGGCTTCAACGATCAGGTCGACAACCATTACTTCCAGGTATTCGGCTCCGCGATCCTGATTGCCGCGATCGGCGCCGGCATCGATATGTCGATGCCGGCGAGTTCGCCATACGGGTATCGACAGACACCATCCGACTCCGCACGAAACAGCTTTGCCGAGACGTTTGGCCGGGTCATCGAACAGACGATCAGCAAGAACATGAACGTCCAGCCTACACTGGAGATCCGACCAGGCTATTTGTTCAACGTCCTCGTCGACCAGGACATGGTCTTTCCGGGGGCTTACAGGGGATGA
- the trbH gene encoding conjugal transfer protein TrbH yields the protein MRAASSMRQLLLLSLLGLSLAGCASFGSSALVASSAPSDLSGPAASAIAGDMVTKLAEQVGPGSGTILLKPDGTPFGQALEMSLKSWGYAVATDQKTGGEKTIPLAYVIESYNGQVLARLSTGSVQLGRAYAATASGASPASPLSVMQRG from the coding sequence ATGCGCGCGGCCTCCTCGATGCGTCAGCTCCTCCTTCTCTCCCTGCTCGGCCTGTCGCTCGCGGGATGCGCCTCCTTCGGCAGCAGCGCCCTGGTCGCGAGTTCGGCGCCTTCAGATCTGTCTGGTCCCGCGGCCTCGGCGATCGCCGGCGACATGGTGACGAAACTCGCCGAGCAGGTCGGGCCGGGCTCTGGCACGATCCTCCTGAAGCCCGACGGCACGCCCTTCGGCCAGGCGCTGGAGATGTCGCTCAAGAGCTGGGGATATGCGGTGGCGACCGATCAGAAGACCGGCGGCGAGAAGACCATTCCACTCGCCTATGTGATCGAGTCCTACAATGGCCAGGTGCTGGCGCGCTTGTCGACGGGCAGCGTTCAGCTCGGCCGCGCCTATGCCGCGACGGCCTCCGGGGCATCGCCGGCCAGCCCGCTCTCCGTCATGCAGCGCGGGTAG